The following is a genomic window from Balneola sp..
TATCGAGAGTGTTAAAAGTATTTCGGTAGGAATTTGGGTAAAAACAGGCTCTCGAAATGAAAGCGATGAGCTAGCAGGGGTTACTCACTTCCTGGAGCACATGTTGTTTTTTTTTTT
Proteins encoded in this region:
- a CDS encoding insulinase family protein translates to MEHLKEIDSVQKTTLENGLRIVTENIESVKSISVGIWVKTGSRNESDELAGVTHFLEHMLFFF